CAACTTGCCGAAACATATAATAATAAGCCGATCACCCCGGAAAGCGCCCAGCGGGACACCGTGGAATTCATCTATACCCAGCTTGATGGACAGCACCATGAAATGGGAGCGGTGGCGCAGGTCCTGAACAGCAAAAGCTTTGAAAACGAAATCAGCGTCTTCAACCTCTGGGTCCAGGCCCACGAAGAGCAGCTCGACCAGAGCGTTATGGACTTTGTGGACTGGATGCAATTGTTCGAGGCCTGGAAACGGACCGAAAAAGGACAGAGCATCCTCTCTGGGCACACCAGCGGGACAAATGCTGCTACGCAGACGACGCAATAAAGTGGAGACCGGGGCAACCCGGTCTTTTTTTGCCCGACGGCGGAAAAAAACTTTTGCGCGAAAATTGTAGCCATTGTCCCCCTTTTTCTGCCATAGTCATCCTGAATCTCGTCGTTGGAGAAAGGAGGGGACTATGGCACCGTCAGAGTATATCCACGGACAATTATACCACATCCCGGTCAACGATCTCCATTTCGATCCCAACCAGTCAACGGTCGAGATCAATGAAGAGGTGATTCTCGACAAGCTCACCCGCCTGATCAAAGAACACGGTTTCTTCCAACCGGTCTTTTTCCGCAAGACCCCAGAGGGGCAACTCCAGCTCATTTTGGGCGGGCGGCGTCTGATGGCTGCGAAACAAGCCGGATGGGATGTCATCCCAGCTATTTACTGTGCCCAAAAATATTGTGAGGTCACTTTTATAAAAAATCTTCTGTTGCAGGACCTCACTCCGATCGAACGCGCCGAAGCCTATCAGCAAGCCGTCGCCTACCAATTCACAAAGAACCAGCTCGCCGAAATCTTCCAGTCCTCCCCGGAGGAAATAGATGCCTACCTGGCACTGAACAAACTCCCCGAAGCCATAAAAGATGGATGCCGCTACAGTAGCCAGTATCGGTTGGAAGACTTGCACCGCCTTGTCGGCATGCAGGACGAACTCCAATGGGACGCCTGGAAACGGTTGTGTAGCCAAGAGAGTGTGTGCGAGACCTCGACGATGCTGGAAGATTGCATCCAGGGCTGCCACCATCTGGCCACTCTTTTGGGCTGCGCTGGGGAGTCACTATCCCCGGAAAAACTCCAGACCTTAAAACCGTATCTTCAGCAACTCCGCCAGCGCATCGACGAAGTGCAAAATAGTTGAACGCACTGACCCGGCTCGAACGAAGGGGCGATTGCATGTGCACCTCTACCGCCCCAATTGCAAAGCAGTGACTCCACTCCGGCCACTTAATAAGGAATTCTGCACAGCTGCTTTCTGGGAGGCGATTTGGGTGCGGAAATTCCCGGCCGGAGGCGTCATTTACAACCCCGAGCCACAGCCGCATTGAGCAACAAAAAAAGCGGCACCTCCCTTGAGCAGAGAGGCGCCGCTTCAACTTTCAGGACAATCGGTCCCAGGCCTTTATTGCAGGCCTTGCTGAACCTCTTGCATGAGCTTCTGGGCCTGCTCAAGCTTGGCCGCTTCTTCTTCGCTCATCTGCTGGCCAAGATAGCCAGCTTTCTGATTGATTTCCTGCAGGGCGTTTACCAGAAGCATCTTCCGGGTCTTTTCCGGAAGGTCTTCCAACTCGGCCACACGGGCGTCCATTTGCGTGACATCTTCCTGAACGGCAGCCACTTCCTCGGACATGCCGGAAACCTGAGATTTGACACCCTGGACACTTTCACCGAGCGTCGTCAGCGAATTGTCGAGGTAGCTGACATCCCCTTCCACGGCACTGATCTTGCCGTCCATGGTGGTCATTTTTTCGTTCAGGCTGGCCACATCCTCTTCCAGATAGGCCAACTCATCGACCCGATGCTCCAGGCCGGTGAGATTCTGATTGATCCCGTAGAAAAAAACGACGACCAATACGACAGCCAACAATGAGACAAACAGACCTACCTTGCCCATGTCCCGCCGTGTTTCCTCAAGCAATTTTTCCGGATTGGCCATGTTTTCCTCAGGGGAGTCAGCCTTGGATGCCTGATTCTGCGGCATCTGACTGATCTTTTCACTTGCAGCCATGTACTCCAACCTCCTTACATCAATGGAATATCGCTATGATGCTGTTGCCCGCATCCAAAGAAGCGTCATCGCTTCAACCCACTCCCAGATACCTATGGCAACAAAGTCAAAGCGTCCTTGTAGCCGATTTGCCCGCCAAGGGCAAGTGCGACTCTTGGGCACAATAAAAAAATCAATAAAATCGAACAGTAAGCAGCAAAATTGCAAGCAGAGCGACACCGCGCATGCTGCTCCCGTTCCCCATTTCACATGAGTTTCCCCCATCGGGGGAGCAAAAAACCTCTACAACACCGCCCTCAGGCCACCATGGTGAGGAATCGGTGGTCTCTTTGCTGTGGATTCACTGACCACCATGCCGCGGCAGCAGTGGCCATTTTTCCGTGGAATCCCAAATCCCCTCAGGGCCAGCATGACTGCGCCCGTGAGAGCGTTGAAGGCGGCTGGGGCAGGACTGCTGGCGCACGCTTTGCCTGGTGCAGGAGAGCTAGACCAAGTAGCCCCCAACGCCGGCACAGCCCTTTTGCAAGAGGCGGTCGGCCAAGCGGTACGATCCCAGATTCCCCTCGGTCGGAAACCTGTGGAGACAGGCCACGGACACAAAAAAAGCCCCTCGAGATGAGGGGCTTTTTTAAAAAATGTCCTGGCAGCGACCTACTTTCCCACGGTTAAAACCGGAGTATCATTGGCGCTGGAGAGCTTAACGGCCGAGTTCGGAATGGAATCGGGTGTGTCCTCTCCGCTATGGCTACCAGGACAAACTATGCAAATATATTAGTTAACATAGGGAAGAAGAGAGTTAAGACGCACGGTCTATTAGTACTGGTTAGCTGAACACATTGCTGCGCTTACACTTCCAGCCTATCTACCTGGTAGTCTTCCAGGGACCTTTAGTGTCCGAAGACAAGGGAGACCTTATCTTGAGGGGGGCTTCCCGCTTAGATGCCTTCAGCGGTTATCCTGTCCGATCATAGCTACCCTGCTATGCCGCTGGCGCGACAACAGGTCCACTAGAGGATCGTTCACCCCGGTCCTCTCGTACTAGGGGCAACTCCTCTCAAGTCTCCTACGCCCACAGAGGATAGGGACCAAACTGTCTCACGACGTTTTAAACCCAGCTCGCGTACCACTTTAAACGGCGAACAGCCGTACCCTTGGGACCTGCTCCAGCCCCAGGATGTGATGAGCCGACATCGAGGTGCCAAACCGCGCCGTCGATGTGAACTCTTGGGCGCGATCAGCCTGTTATCCCCGGCGTACCTTTTATCCGATGAGCGATGGCCCTTCCATACGGGACCACCGGATCACTAAGACCGACTTTCGTCTCTGCTCGACATGTCTGTCTCGCAGTCAGGCTCCCTTATGCCTTTGCACTCAACGGCTGGTTTCCAATCAGCCTGAGGGAACCTTTGTGCGCCTCCGTTACTTTTTGGGAGGCGACCGCCCCAGTCAAACTACCCACCAGACACTGTTTCCTGCCCGGCTTACGGGTCAGGATTAGAACTCTAGACTAACAAGGGTGGTATTTCAAGGGCGACTCCTCGAGAGCTAGCGCTCCCGATTCATAGTCTCCCACCTATCCTACACATGCTAGCCCAAAATCCAATGTCAGGCTGTAGTAAAGGTGCACAGGGTCTTTCCGTCCTTCTGTGGGTACCCGGCATCTTCACCGGGACTTCAATTTCACCGAGTCTCTGGTTGAGACAGTGTGGGGATCGTTACGCCTTTCGTGCAGGTCGGAACTTACCCGACAAGGAATTTCGCTACCTTAGGACCGTTATAGTTACGGCCGCCGTTTACCGGGGCTTCGGTTTCGTGCTTCTCCCGAAGGATAACAAGTCCCCTTAACCTTCCGGCACCGGGCAGGCGTCAGTCCCTATACGTCGTCTTGCGACTTTGCAGAGACCTGTGTTTTTAGTAAACAGTCGCCCCCACCGATTCTCTGCGACCCTCCAAGGCTTACCATGCAAGATGTTCACCTCAAAGGGCACCCCTTATCCCAAAGTTACGGGGTCATTTTGCCGAGTTCCTTAACCAGAGTTCTCTCGAGCGCCTTGGTCTGCTCGACCCGCCCACCTGTGTTGGTTTGCGGTACGGTCTGTATCATATCTCGCTTAGAGGCTTTTCTCGGCAGTCTGGGATCAACCACTTCCGACATAATGTCTCGGCATCACCTCTCGGCCTTATGGTTCCGGATTTGCCTAGAACCACAGCCTACTGGCTTGCACCAGGATGTCCAACACCTGGATGGTCTACCCTTCTGCGTCCCCCCATCACTCAAACGACATGACACAGGCGCAGGAATATTAACCTGCTTCCCATCGGCTACGCCTTTCGGCCTCGCCTTAGGGGCCGGCTCACCCAGGGCAGATTAACTTTACCCTGGAAACCTTGGGCTTACGGCGAACAGGTTTCTCACCTGTTTTATCGTTACTCATGCCAGCATCTTCACTTCTCTGTAGTCCAGCATACCTTCCGATATGCCTTCATCCCGTTAGAGAACGCTCCCCTACCATGTTGGAAGAACCAACATCCGCGGCTTCGGTACCATGCTTAGCCCCGGTACATTTTCGGCGCAGATCAACTAGGCCAGTGAGCTGTTACGCTTTCTTTAAAGGATGGCTGCTTCTAAGCCAACCTCCTGGATGTCTCAGTCGATCCACTTCCTTTCCCACTGAGCATGGATTTCGGGACCTTAGCCGGCGGTCTGGGCTGTTTCCCTCTCGACTACGGACCTTCTCACCCGCAGTCTGACTCCCGGGCAAAACGAACGGCATTCGGAGTTTGATAGGGTTTGGTAACCTGGTGGGGCCCCTAGCCCTTTCAGTGCTCTACCTCCGTTCGTCTACACCCGAGGCTATACCTCAATATATTTCGGGGAGAACCAGCTATCTCCGGGTTTGATTGGCCTTTCACCCCTATCCACAGGTCATCCGAGTCATTTTCAACTGACAACGGTTCGGGCCTCCACTCGGTTTTACCCGAGCTTCACCCTGCCCATGGATAGATCACCCGGTTTCGGGTCTACGACTCAGTACTGCACGCCCTATTCAGACTCGCTTTCGCTGCGGCTCCGCCTTCCGGCTTAACCTTGCACTAAATCGTAACTCGCTGGCCCATTATGCAAAAGGCACGCGGTCACACCTATTGGTGCTCCCACAGCTTGTAGGCAATCGGTTTCAGGTTCTATTTCACTCCCCTAACAGGGGTCCTTTTCACCTTTCCCTCACGGTACTGGTTCGCTATCGGTCGCCAAGGAGTATTTAGCCTTAGATGATGGTCCACCTGGATTCCCACGAGGTTTCACGTGCCTCGCGGTACTCAGGAACCTCCTACGCCGCGTTCGATTTTACGTACAGGACTTTCACCTTCTACGGTCAAGCTTCCCAGCTTGTTCTGCTATCTACTAACGGATCGTTTATTGGAGGCCCTACAACCCCGACCAATCGAAACTGGCCGGTTTAGGCTCTTCCCCGTTCGCTCGCCGCTACTGAGGGAATCTCTTTTGATTTCTTCTCCTCCGGGTACTTAGATGTTTCAGTTCCCCGGGTTCGCTTCCTTTTGCCTATAGATTCAGCAAAAGGATGACTGGACATGACTCCAGCCGGGTTGCCCCATTCGGAAACCTCCGGTTCATAGCCTGTTAGGCGGCTCCCCGAAGCTTATCGCAGCCTACCACGTCCTTCATCGCCTCTTGGCACCTAGGCATCCACCGATTGCCCTTATTATCTTAACTCTCTTCTCTTCCCATATGTAACTGTCAAAGATCGGGCTCGAGCTGATGGCTCGAAAGCAAATCTCAACGAACTTGAGACTTCCTTTCAAACCCGCAGGTCGAAATGGTGGAGGTGAACGGGATCGAACCGATGACCTCCTGCGTGCAAGGCAGGCGCTCTCCCAGCTGAGCTACACCCCCAACATAATGGTGGGCCTAGATGGACTTGAACCATCGACCTCACGCTTATCAGGCGTGCGCTCTGACCAGAACTGAGCTATAGGCCCGCCGTGGTGCAAAGATCGATTCCAAGATCCTTGCAATTAAATAGTGAGCCAAGCCTTCTCTTTAAAGGAGGTGATCCAGCCGCAGGTTCCCCTACGGCTACCTTGTTACGACTTCACCCCAATTACCAGCCCTACCGTCGGCAGCTGCTTCCCATACGGGTTAGCTCACTGACTTCGGGTAGAGCCAGCTTTCGTGGTGTGACGGGCGGTGTGTACAAGGCCCGGGAACGTATTCACCGCGGCATGCTGATCCGCGATTACTAGCGATTCCGACTTCACGCAGTCGAGTTGCAGACTGCGATCCGAACTGAGATGGGCTTTTTGAGATTAGCTCTACCTCGCGATGTTGCTACCCTCTGTGCCCACCATTGTAGTACGTGTGTAGCCCCAGGCGTAAGGGCCATGATGACTTGACGTCGTCCCCACCTTCCTCCGAGTTCACCTCGGCAGTCTCCTTAGAGTGCCCAACATCACTTGCTGGCAACTAAGGATAGGGGTTGCGCTCGTTGCGGGACTTAACCCAACACCTCACGGCACGAGCTGACGACAGCCATGCAGCACCTGTCACCGGGTTCCCCGAAGGGCACCCTCCAATTTCATGGAGGCTCCCGGGATGTCAAGCCTGGGTAAGGTTCTTCGCGTTGCATCGAATTAAACCACATACTCCACCGCTTGTGCGGGCCCCCGTCAATTTCTTTGAGTTTCAGCCTTGCGACCGTACTCCCCA
The sequence above is drawn from the Desulfohalobium retbaense DSM 5692 genome and encodes:
- a CDS encoding ParB/RepB/Spo0J family partition protein, coding for MAPSEYIHGQLYHIPVNDLHFDPNQSTVEINEEVILDKLTRLIKEHGFFQPVFFRKTPEGQLQLILGGRRLMAAKQAGWDVIPAIYCAQKYCEVTFIKNLLLQDLTPIERAEAYQQAVAYQFTKNQLAEIFQSSPEEIDAYLALNKLPEAIKDGCRYSSQYRLEDLHRLVGMQDELQWDAWKRLCSQESVCETSTMLEDCIQGCHHLATLLGCAGESLSPEKLQTLKPYLQQLRQRIDEVQNS